Proteins encoded together in one Vitis vinifera cultivar Pinot Noir 40024 chromosome 4, ASM3070453v1 window:
- the LOC100266757 gene encoding S-adenosyl-L-methionine:benzoic acid/salicylic acid carboxyl methyltransferase 3 yields the protein MLLPTREAMVFLKILPMNGGNGKSSYANNSLLQKKMILEVRPFLEVSIKDAFSSGIPSCVKLADLGCSSGPNALSAISEIIHTIHGMSKRMNCKSPEFQVFLNDLPGNDFNNIFSLLPDFNEKLTKEEDDTLGHCFITGVPGSFYSRIFPSRSLDFVHSSCSVHWLSQAPAGLEKNKGHIYIANGSPPTVIQAYTNQFQRDFSLFLGLRSEEIKLAGRMVITIIGRSMEDPSGGECCDLWELLAESLTDMLAEGLIEEADLNSFNIPIYYPSEGEVRAVVQEEGSFNLDKIESFEANWDPFDDSDKYREAQNVANYVRSITEPTLKSHFGGAVIGNLFGRYADHLAKHLLMEKGKYFFMVISLTKK from the exons ATGTTATTGCCAACACGTGAAGCCATGGTATTTCTCAAAATTCTTCCCATGAATGGTGGAAATGGCAAAAGCAGCTATGCCAATAATTCACTCCTTCAG aaaaaaatgatattggAGGTGAGGCCATTTCTTGAGGTTTCCATCAAAGATGCTTTCAGCTCAGGTATTCCCAGTTGTGTTAAACTAGCAGACTTGGGTTGCTCTTCAGGACCCAACGCTCTTTCAGCCATTTCCGAAATTATACACACCATCCATGGGATGTCAAAAAGAATGAATTGCAAGTCGCCCGAGTTCCAAGTGTTTCTGAATGATCTTCCGGGAAATGACTTCAACAACATTTTCAGTTTGCTGCCGGATTTCAATGAGAAGCTGACAAAGGAGGAGGACGACACACTGGGGCATTGTTTCATAACGGGAGTACCAGGTTCTTTCTACAGCAGGATTTTTCCGAGCAGGAGCCTAGATTTTGTTCACTCTTCTTGTAGCGTTCACTGGCTGTCTCAG GCTCCAGCTGGGCTAGAAAAGAACAAGGGACATATATACATTGCCAATGGAAGCCCTCCCACCGTCATCCAAGCATACACAAACCAATTTCAGAGggatttctcattatttttaggCTTGCGCTCCGAGGAAATAAAACTTGCAGGGCGTATGGTTATTACGATAATAGGCAGGAGTATGGAAGATCCCTCTGGCGGAGAATGTTGTGACCTTTGGGAGCTGCTAGCCGAATCTCTCACCGACATGTTGGCGGAG gGGCTGATTGAAGAGGCTGATTTGAATTCGTTCAATATTCCTATATATTATCCCTCTGAGGGTGAAGTCAGGGCTGTGGTTCAAGAAGAAGGGTCCTTCAATCTTGATAAGATTGAAAGTTTTGAAGCCAATTGGGACCCCTTTGATGACAGCGACAAGTATAGAGAAGCACAAAACGTGGCAAATTATGTAAGGAGTATTACAGAGCCCACCTTGAAGAGTCATTTTGGAGGCGCTgtaattggaaatttatttggaaGGTATGCGGATCATCTGGCCAAGCATCTTTTGATGGAGAAGGGAAAATACTTTTTCATGGTCATTTCCCTGACAAAGAAATAA
- the LOC100249594 gene encoding benzoate carboxyl methyltransferase, producing the protein MVAINFLHVNAGNGEISYANNSLAQKKIILKARAFLEEAIRDRFVSAGFPSCVKLAELGCSSGTNALLAISEIIDTIHEMSQRINCESPEFQVFLNDLPETDFNNIFKSLPAFYEGLMKEKGGKLGNCFVTGMPGSFYGRIFPTRSLDFVHSSASVHWLSQVPAGLKNNKGHIYMANTCRPDVLKAYTKQFQRDFTMFLGLRSEEIKPGGRMVITITGRSIEDPSSKDCCDLWELLAKSLLDMLADGLVEEADVDSFNLPMYNPFEGEVKALIEEEGSFNLDKLETFEASWDPYDDSDKTRSGQNVANCIRSATEPMLATHFGDAIIPDLFARYANRVAEHLSMEKGHHFLVVFSLTKK; encoded by the exons ATGGTAGCCATAAACTTTCTTCACGTGAATGCAGGAAATGGAGAAATTAGCTATGCTAATAACTCACTCGCCCAA aaaaaaattatattgaaggCAAGGGCATTTCTTGAGGAGGCCATCAGAGATAGGTTCGTCTCAGCAGGCTTTCCCAGCTGTGTTAAACTAGCAGAATTGGGTTGCTCTTCAGGAACAAACGCCCTTTTGGCCATCTCCGAAATTATTGACACCATTCATGAAATGTCCCAAAGGATTAATTGTGAGTCTCCGGAGTTCCAAGTGTTCCTCAATGATCTTCCAGAAACTGACTTTAACAACATTTTCAAATCGTTGCCTGCTTTCTATGAGGGGCTGATGAAAGAAAAGGGAGGCAAACTGGGGAATTGCTTTGTGACAGGAATGCCAGGTTCTTTCTACGGGAGGATCTTTCCCACAAGGAGCCTAGATTTTGTCCATTCTTCTGCAAGTGTTCATTGGTTGTCTCAG GTTCCTGCTGGactaaaaaataacaaaggaCACATATATATGGCAAACACATGTCGTCCCGATGTTCTTAAAGCCTACACGAAACAGTTTCAGAGGGACTTCACAATGTTTCTAGGGTTGCGGTCTGAGGAAATTAAACCTGGAGGGCGTATGGTTATTACTATAACAGGAAGGAGCATTGAAGATCCCTCTAGCAAAGATTGTTGTGACCTTTGGGAGCTGTTAGCAAAATCACTCCTCGACATGTTGGCTGAT ggACTTGTTGAGGAGGCGGATGTGGACTCGTTCAACCTTCCTATGTACAATCCCTTTGAGGGTGAAGTGAAGGCTTTAATTGAAGAGGAGGGGTCTTTCAATCTTGATAAGCTAGAAACTTTCGAAGCCAGTTGGGACCCCTATGATGACAGTGACAAGACTAGGAGCGGACAAAATGTAGCAAATTGTATAAGGAGTGCTACAGAGCCCATGTTGGCTACTCATTTTGGAGATGCCATAATCCCTGATCTATTTGCAAGGTATGCAAACCGCGTCGCTGAGCATCTCTCAATGGAAAAGGGACATCACTTCCTCGTAGTGTTTTCTTTGACAAAGAAGTAA
- the LOC100265009 gene encoding S-adenosyl-L-methionine:benzoic acid/salicylic acid carboxyl methyltransferase 2, translated as MELVQVLHMKEGVGDASYANNSGLQKTVISKAKHVAEKAITNLYCSIMPQCLGIAELGCSSGPNALFVILELVSTAYKACQKLGRQLPEIQVFLNDLPGNDFNTLFKTVTKFQQNLSQEMGNGVGPCYFMGVPGSFYGRLFPNRSLHFVHSSYSVHWLSQVPPGLEDNKGNIFMSSSSPPSALMAYYAQFQKDFSVFLKHRAEEIVEGGRMVITIMGRRSEDPTSKECCYSWELLALALRDMVSEGLIEEEKLDSFNIPQYTPSPTEMKLEIEKDGSFVIDQLEVFEVDWDCYESDGPCNAAKCMRAVAESMFAAHFGSGIIEEVFRRHREIVVDRMSKEKPQYVNLVVSMTRNG; from the exons ATGGAATTAGTTCAAGTGCTTCACATGAAGGAAGGAGTTGGAGATGCTAGTTATGCAAACAACTCAGGACTTCAG AAAACAGTGATATCTAAGGCAAAGCACGTAGCGGAGAAAGCCATAACCAATCTCTATTGTAGCATCATGCCGCAATGCTTAGGCATAGCCGAGTTAGGTTGTTCTTCTGGACCCAATGCTCTATTTGTCATCCTAGAACTTGTGAGCACAGCCTACAAAGCCTGTCAGAAACTAGGTCGTCAGTTGCCGGAAATTCAAGTGTTCCTCAATGATCTTCCAGGAAATGATTTCAACACTCTCTTCAAAACCGTCACAAAATTTCAGCAAAATCTGTCACAAGAGATGGGCAATGGTGTTGGACCATGTTATTTCATGGGAGTTCCGGGTTCTTTCTATGGCAGGCTTTTCCCTAACCGAAGTCTACATTTTGTCCATTCTTCTTACAGCGTGCATTGGCTGTCTCAG GTTCCTCCAGGGTTAGAGGACAATAAAGGGAATATTTTCATGTCAAGTTCAAGCCCACCAAGCGCGCTTATGGCTTACTATGCACAGTTCCAAAAGGATTTCTCGGTGTTCCTCAAGCATCGCGCAGAGGAAATAGTTGAAGGAGGGCGTATGGTTATCACAATCATGGGGAGAAGAAGTGAAGATCCTACCAGTAAAGAGTGTTGTTACAGTTGGGAGCTTTTGGCTTTGGCTCTCAGAGATATGGTCTCAGAG GGGctcatagaagaagaaaaattggaTTCCTTCAACATTCCTCAATACACACCATCTCCTACTGAAATGAAGCTTGAGATTGAAAAGGACGGATCATTTGTCATAGACCAGCTAGAGGTTTTTGAAGTGGACTGGGATTGTTACGAAAGTGATGGTCCTTGTAATGCTGCAAAGTGTATGAGAGCGGTGGCAGAATCAATGTTTGCTGCTCACTTTGGTAGTGGGATCATAGAAGAGGTGTTCCGTAGGCATAGAGAGATTGTTGTTGATCGCATGTCCAAGGAGAAGCCTCAGTATGTCAATTTGGTTGTTTCCATGACTAGAAATGGATGA